Proteins encoded by one window of Streptomyces sp. NBC_01477:
- a CDS encoding PPOX class F420-dependent oxidoreductase — protein sequence MTTTSARTELNDAELAYLRGQRLARLATVDAKGRPQANPVGFFLRPDSTVDIGGYAMGTTKKWRNIAANGHVSLVVDDIASVEPWKVRGVEIRGTAEQIVGPHDLGAHLSPELIRVTPHSIFSWGLDD from the coding sequence ATGACGACGACATCCGCACGGACGGAACTGAACGACGCCGAGCTGGCCTATCTGCGCGGCCAGCGCCTCGCCCGGCTGGCGACGGTGGACGCGAAGGGCCGGCCGCAGGCCAACCCGGTCGGCTTCTTCCTGCGTCCCGACAGCACCGTCGACATCGGCGGCTACGCGATGGGCACCACCAAGAAGTGGCGGAACATCGCGGCCAACGGCCATGTCTCCCTGGTCGTGGACGACATCGCGAGCGTCGAGCCGTGGAAGGTCCGCGGGGTGGAGATCCGCGGCACCGCCGAGCAGATCGTCGGCCCGCACGACCTCGGCGCGCACCTGAGCCCCGAGCTGATCAGGGTCACGCCCCACAGCATCTTCAGCTGGGGCCTGGACGACTGA
- a CDS encoding DUF456 domain-containing protein, producing MGTAQASLIGAVMLLGLIGITVPGVPGTLLCWAAVLWWATSEHTSLTWGVLAGATGLLAATQVVVWLLPSRRIRDSGVTWRTIVNAGGAAIAGFFLVPVLGAVLGFTGSIYVTERVRLGGGHRTAWTATRRAMRTVGGSVLVELLACLLVVGTWLVATIAA from the coding sequence ATGGGGACCGCACAGGCGAGCCTGATCGGCGCCGTGATGCTGCTCGGCCTCATCGGCATCACGGTCCCCGGCGTACCGGGCACGCTGCTGTGCTGGGCCGCCGTCCTGTGGTGGGCGACCTCCGAGCACACCAGCCTGACCTGGGGTGTGCTGGCCGGCGCGACCGGACTGCTGGCGGCCACGCAGGTCGTGGTCTGGCTGCTGCCGTCCCGCCGCATCCGCGACTCGGGGGTCACCTGGCGCACGATCGTCAACGCCGGCGGCGCCGCCATCGCGGGCTTCTTCCTCGTACCGGTGCTCGGCGCCGTACTCGGCTTCACCGGCAGCATCTACGTGACCGAGCGGGTCCGCCTCGGCGGCGGCCACCGCACCGCCTGGACGGCGACCAGGCGGGCGATGCGTACGGTCGGCGGTTCCGTCCTGGTCGAACTCCTCGCGTGCCTGCTCGTCGTCGGCACCTGGCTGGTCGCGACCATCGCGGCCTAG
- the modA gene encoding molybdate ABC transporter substrate-binding protein, with amino-acid sequence MLLALTACSSSDDKSSDSATTTAAGSAPASASASPKVSGSLTVFAAASLKETFTELGKQFETAYPGTKVTFNFGGSDTLAASITSGAPADVFAAASPATMKTVTDAGDGQGTPVTFVRNQLEIATLPGNPQHIATLKDLTKSGLKVALCAKTVPCGSAAQKALTASSLKLTPVSYEQDVKSALTKVELKEVDAAVVYQTDVNAAGGKVDGVQFPESAKAVNAYPILALKDAPNATAAQAFIALVKSAEGQKVLTAAGFLNP; translated from the coding sequence ATGCTGCTGGCGCTCACCGCGTGCTCCTCCTCGGACGACAAGTCCTCCGACTCCGCCACCACGACCGCCGCGGGCTCCGCCCCGGCCTCGGCGAGCGCGTCGCCGAAGGTCTCCGGCTCGCTCACCGTCTTCGCCGCGGCGTCGCTCAAGGAGACCTTCACCGAGCTGGGCAAGCAGTTCGAGACCGCCTACCCGGGCACGAAGGTCACCTTCAACTTCGGCGGCAGCGACACCCTCGCGGCGAGCATCACCTCGGGCGCGCCCGCCGACGTCTTCGCCGCCGCGAGCCCGGCCACCATGAAGACGGTCACCGACGCCGGCGACGGGCAGGGCACCCCTGTCACCTTCGTCCGCAACCAGCTGGAGATCGCCACCCTGCCGGGCAACCCGCAGCACATCGCCACGCTCAAGGACCTCACCAAGTCCGGTCTGAAGGTCGCGCTGTGCGCCAAGACCGTGCCGTGCGGCTCCGCCGCCCAGAAGGCGCTGACCGCCAGCAGCCTCAAGCTCACCCCGGTGTCCTACGAGCAGGACGTGAAGTCGGCGCTGACCAAGGTGGAGCTGAAGGAGGTCGACGCGGCGGTCGTCTACCAGACCGATGTGAACGCCGCGGGTGGCAAGGTGGACGGCGTGCAGTTCCCCGAGTCCGCCAAGGCCGTCAACGCCTACCCGATCCTGGCGCTCAAGGACGCCCCCAACGCGACGGCGGCGCAGGCCTTCATCGCGCTGGTGAAGTCCGCCGAGGGCCAGAAGGTGCTGACCGCTGCGGGCTTCCTGAACCCGTGA
- the rsgA gene encoding ribosome small subunit-dependent GTPase A yields the protein MSFSFRDASSHALVPYGWDDVWETEFAPHAAQDLVPGRVVRVDRSMCDLFTADGLIRADTSLVTPNDPMRVVCTGDWAAVDRDGDPRFVRTLLPRRTAFVRSTSSKRSEGQVLAANLDHVVVCVSLAADLDLGRLERFLSLAWESGAVPLVVLTKADTLADTTHLLADAEAAAPGVQVLVVSAATGAGLDTLTAVLTGGTAALLGQSGAGKSTLTNALLGREVQEVQATRDADGKGRHTTTTRDLLALPDGGVLIDTPGLRGVGLWDAQAGVGQVFAEIEQLAADCRFQDCSHHAEPGCAVLAALDDGTLAHRRLDSYRKLLRENAWIASRTDQRLRAEMRREWKLRSAAGREMYQRKRGGGGGHRRTV from the coding sequence TTGTCTTTCTCTTTTCGTGACGCCTCCTCGCATGCGCTCGTGCCCTACGGATGGGACGACGTATGGGAGACGGAGTTCGCACCGCACGCGGCACAGGACCTGGTGCCGGGGCGGGTGGTGCGGGTGGACCGCAGCATGTGCGACCTCTTCACCGCGGACGGCCTGATCCGGGCCGACACCTCGCTGGTGACGCCCAACGACCCGATGCGCGTGGTGTGCACCGGCGACTGGGCGGCCGTCGACCGCGACGGCGACCCGCGCTTCGTCCGTACGCTGCTGCCGCGGCGCACCGCTTTCGTACGCTCCACCTCCTCCAAGCGCTCCGAAGGCCAGGTGCTGGCCGCCAACCTCGACCATGTGGTGGTCTGCGTGTCGCTCGCGGCCGATCTCGACCTCGGGCGGCTGGAGCGCTTCTTGTCGCTGGCCTGGGAGAGCGGCGCCGTGCCGCTGGTGGTGCTGACCAAGGCGGACACCCTGGCCGACACCACCCATCTGCTGGCCGACGCCGAGGCCGCGGCGCCCGGTGTTCAGGTGCTGGTGGTCAGCGCGGCCACCGGCGCCGGGCTCGACACGCTGACCGCCGTGCTGACCGGCGGCACGGCGGCGCTGCTCGGCCAGTCGGGAGCCGGCAAGTCCACGCTGACCAACGCCCTGCTGGGCCGTGAGGTGCAGGAGGTGCAGGCCACCAGGGACGCGGACGGCAAGGGCCGGCACACCACGACCACCCGTGACCTGCTCGCGCTGCCGGACGGCGGGGTGCTCATCGACACGCCGGGGCTGCGCGGTGTCGGGCTGTGGGACGCGCAGGCCGGCGTCGGCCAGGTCTTCGCCGAGATCGAGCAACTGGCCGCCGACTGCCGCTTCCAGGACTGCTCGCACCACGCGGAGCCGGGCTGCGCGGTGCTCGCCGCGCTCGACGACGGCACGCTCGCGCACCGGCGGCTCGACAGCTACCGCAAGCTGCTGCGCGAGAACGCCTGGATCGCCTCACGCACCGATCAGCGGCTGCGTGCCGAGATGCGGCGCGAGTGGAAGCTGCGCTCGGCGGCGGGCCGTGAGATGTACCAGCGCAAGCGGGGCGGAGGTGGTGGTCACCGCAGGACGGTCTGA
- a CDS encoding discoidin domain-containing protein produces MSLLSLFLRAVRRRRPLLAALVAAVVVVAGAITATSGTANAAPSLLSQGRTATASSTENAGTPASAAVDGNTGTRWSSAAADPQWLQVDLGTGATLSSVTLNWESAYATAYKIQVSDNATTWTDAYSTTTATGGVQTVPVNASGRYVRFYGTARATGYGYSLWEFQVYGTSGTTGPTACGTDNAAQGRTATASSTENAGTPASAAVDGNAGTRWSSAAADPQWLQVDLGATATVCQVVLNWESAYGTAFKIQVSDNATTWTDAYSTTAGTGGNQTLTVNGTGRYIRLYGTARATGYGYSLWEFQVHTSGGGGTPPTTPTDPGNPGGGDFSGSVISAYKQVSASSYEGGNAPAAALDGRTNTRWSSLSTDAQWLQVDLGGTGTISGIVLNWESAYATGYHLEVSDNGTTWTSLYTTAAGKGGIEKLPLTGKGRYVRFTGTARATGYGYSLWEFQVYGTLDTSTATPPLLSGPTKAPATTGQFQLAAPADKAMVTTTRRPALSWNPVSGSAHYEVWLNLSRTDYDFTASGNLLDLYTKVAEPTGTSYTPSWDITDRWTYKWFVVAVSGSGAKTTSNIRTFSVYLPDVEQVADGVNVINGARDLNKDGTIEPYEDWRQPVDTRVSDLLSRMTLEEKAYQMFYNVQTYPMSGWHFGPAQPADLNQVLLSTAATRLGIPPVSAGDTTAGYQTTYPLQSTLAAGKDYPLDYKLGDMQRKEELEVGARGTLSPLAEVGTKVLYPRIQEGGGENADVAAAQLRALVAGLQGGPELNPGSVLATVKHWPGEGAGGEAGIVYDAVSIKYHMIPFRAAMEAGAVNIMPGYAGSSYLDPGGPGAGDSAKILTYLRQNLGYTGLITTDWLPSTAWINAANAGSDVMGGADPGAADFTMASFQQQVPLARINDAVTRILKLKFELGIFDHPYGDPVNGPYRFHQPSYTALANQAARESDTVLKNNGVLPVKLKAGDNIVVAGPRATDGAACCIWSSYFHPDYGSLDMLDAIKARAATAGVNVYQDTGPAPKLAIVNVGEPSYTHATNWPDTQPYLPADQLALIQNFKNQGIPVVVVLTLPRPIVMSDWNNLADAIVVTYRGGEEVGPATASLLFGDFTPRGKLPWQMPRSLDQVLKPGGGDNQADANEAWDLPYDLGATAAERADIRAKIDAGQTVPTTYGNPLYAYGAGLTSWATG; encoded by the coding sequence ATGAGCCTCCTGTCCCTCTTCCTGCGTGCCGTCCGGCGCAGAAGACCCCTGCTGGCCGCCCTGGTGGCGGCCGTTGTCGTAGTGGCCGGGGCGATCACCGCCACATCCGGCACCGCCAACGCCGCGCCTTCCCTGCTGTCGCAGGGCAGGACCGCGACAGCCTCGTCCACCGAGAACGCCGGGACCCCCGCCTCGGCCGCCGTCGACGGCAACACCGGCACCCGCTGGTCCAGCGCGGCGGCCGACCCGCAATGGCTCCAGGTCGACCTCGGCACCGGCGCCACCCTCAGCTCCGTCACCCTCAACTGGGAGTCGGCGTACGCCACCGCCTACAAGATCCAGGTCTCCGACAACGCCACCACCTGGACCGACGCCTACTCCACCACCACCGCGACCGGCGGCGTGCAGACAGTCCCCGTAAACGCTTCCGGTCGCTATGTCCGCTTCTACGGCACCGCCCGCGCCACCGGATACGGCTACTCCCTCTGGGAGTTCCAGGTCTACGGCACCAGCGGCACCACAGGACCCACCGCCTGCGGCACCGACAACGCGGCGCAGGGGAGGACCGCGACCGCGTCGTCCACCGAGAACGCCGGGACCCCCGCCTCCGCGGCCGTCGACGGCAATGCCGGCACCCGGTGGTCCAGCGCGGCGGCCGACCCGCAATGGCTCCAGGTCGACCTCGGCGCGACGGCCACCGTCTGCCAGGTCGTGCTCAACTGGGAGTCGGCGTACGGCACCGCCTTCAAGATCCAGGTCTCCGACAACGCCACCACCTGGACCGACGCCTACTCGACCACTGCCGGCACCGGCGGCAACCAGACGCTCACCGTCAACGGCACCGGCCGCTACATCCGGCTGTACGGCACCGCCCGCGCCACCGGATACGGCTACTCCCTCTGGGAGTTCCAGGTCCACACCAGTGGCGGCGGCGGCACTCCCCCCACCACGCCGACCGACCCGGGCAACCCCGGCGGCGGTGACTTCTCCGGCTCGGTGATCTCCGCCTACAAGCAGGTGTCGGCGTCCTCCTACGAAGGGGGCAACGCCCCGGCCGCCGCCCTCGACGGCCGGACCAACACCCGCTGGTCCAGCCTGTCAACCGACGCCCAGTGGCTCCAGGTCGACCTCGGCGGCACCGGCACCATCAGCGGCATCGTGCTCAACTGGGAGTCGGCGTACGCCACCGGCTACCACCTCGAGGTGTCCGACAACGGCACCACCTGGACGTCGCTGTACACCACCGCGGCGGGCAAGGGCGGCATCGAGAAGCTGCCGCTGACCGGCAAGGGCCGCTACGTGCGCTTCACCGGCACCGCCCGCGCCACCGGATACGGCTACTCCCTGTGGGAGTTCCAGGTCTACGGCACGCTCGACACCTCCACCGCGACCCCGCCGCTGCTCTCCGGCCCGACCAAGGCCCCGGCCACGACCGGCCAGTTCCAGCTGGCCGCGCCCGCGGACAAGGCCATGGTCACCACCACCCGCCGCCCGGCCCTGAGCTGGAACCCGGTCAGCGGCTCCGCCCACTACGAGGTGTGGCTCAACCTCAGCCGCACCGACTACGACTTCACCGCGTCCGGCAATCTGCTGGACCTCTACACCAAGGTGGCCGAGCCCACCGGCACGAGCTACACGCCGAGTTGGGACATCACCGACCGGTGGACGTACAAGTGGTTCGTGGTCGCGGTGTCCGGTTCCGGCGCCAAGACGACGTCCAACATCCGTACGTTCAGCGTCTACCTGCCCGACGTCGAGCAGGTCGCGGACGGTGTCAACGTCATCAACGGCGCCCGCGACCTCAACAAGGACGGCACGATCGAGCCGTACGAGGACTGGCGCCAGCCGGTCGACACCCGGGTCAGCGACCTTCTCAGCCGGATGACGCTGGAGGAGAAGGCCTATCAGATGTTCTACAACGTCCAGACCTATCCGATGTCCGGCTGGCACTTCGGCCCCGCGCAGCCCGCGGACCTGAACCAGGTGCTGCTGTCCACGGCCGCCACCCGGCTGGGCATCCCGCCGGTCTCGGCGGGCGACACCACGGCCGGCTACCAGACGACGTATCCGCTGCAGAGCACGCTGGCGGCGGGCAAGGACTACCCGCTCGACTACAAGCTCGGCGACATGCAGCGCAAGGAGGAGCTGGAGGTCGGTGCGCGCGGCACCCTCTCCCCGCTCGCCGAGGTCGGCACCAAGGTGCTCTACCCGCGCATCCAGGAAGGCGGCGGTGAGAACGCCGACGTCGCCGCGGCCCAGCTGCGGGCACTGGTAGCGGGCCTCCAGGGCGGTCCCGAGCTGAACCCGGGCTCGGTGCTGGCGACGGTCAAGCACTGGCCGGGCGAGGGCGCGGGCGGCGAGGCCGGCATCGTCTACGACGCGGTCAGCATCAAGTACCACATGATCCCGTTCCGGGCGGCGATGGAGGCCGGCGCGGTCAACATCATGCCGGGCTACGCGGGCAGTTCGTACCTCGACCCGGGCGGTCCTGGTGCGGGCGACAGCGCGAAGATCCTCACCTACCTGCGGCAGAACCTGGGCTACACCGGTCTGATCACCACGGACTGGCTGCCGTCCACCGCGTGGATCAACGCGGCGAACGCGGGCTCCGACGTGATGGGCGGCGCCGACCCGGGCGCCGCGGACTTCACCATGGCGAGCTTCCAGCAGCAGGTGCCGCTGGCCAGGATCAACGACGCGGTGACGCGGATCCTCAAGCTCAAGTTCGAGCTGGGCATCTTCGACCACCCCTACGGCGACCCGGTGAACGGCCCCTACCGCTTCCACCAGCCCAGCTACACGGCGCTGGCCAACCAGGCGGCGCGCGAGTCCGACACGGTGCTCAAGAACAACGGGGTGCTGCCGGTCAAGCTGAAGGCGGGCGACAACATCGTGGTCGCCGGTCCCCGGGCCACCGACGGGGCCGCCTGCTGCATCTGGTCGAGCTACTTCCACCCGGACTACGGTTCGCTGGACATGCTCGACGCGATCAAGGCCAGAGCCGCGACGGCCGGGGTCAACGTCTACCAGGACACCGGTCCCGCGCCGAAGCTGGCGATCGTGAACGTCGGCGAGCCGTCGTACACGCACGCCACCAACTGGCCCGACACCCAGCCGTACCTGCCGGCCGACCAGCTCGCCCTGATCCAGAACTTCAAGAACCAGGGCATCCCGGTGGTGGTCGTGCTGACACTGCCGCGGCCGATCGTGATGAGCGACTGGAACAACCTGGCCGACGCCATCGTGGTGACCTACCGCGGCGGCGAGGAGGTCGGCCCGGCGACGGCCAGCCTGCTGTTCGGGGACTTCACCCCGCGCGGCAAGCTGCCCTGGCAGATGCCCAGAAGCCTCGACCAGGTGCTCAAGCCGGGCGGCGGTGACAACCAGGCCGACGCGAACGAGGCCTGGGACCTGCCGTACGACCTCGGTGCGACCGCCGCCGAGCGGGCGGACATCCGGGCGAAGATCGACGCGGGACAGACGGTGCCGACCACGTACGGCAATCCGCTGTACGCCTACGGAGCGGGGCTGACCAGCTGGGCCACCGGCTGA
- a CDS encoding protein phosphatase 2C domain-containing protein — MSQQGESHQGQDDDWWRQLYDNEAGAGAAQAGAGAAPATSESVDAHFDTALTAMSPPPPAPPAADTLRLRRPIAPAPPPSWPRPTRAPIPPQAPAVPDPSQDEAARDIEPEPSPGGEPSADVAAPSADVAAREADPPAAVTAPVEPDDRGTPDEEAAPEPPPWDAWSARPMFPAPEAQDEEEDAEPAPAQARPWDVWSAQPSFPDRAEPSDEPDTPPAPQPWGDAPPAAAEPWSPTPEGRPAGWPVPRFTDQPDARATPEAPRVTPEAPRVTLRPAEPWSSPPPPAPPPDPAGPYDVEADAAGGAPGAPLPEVDDGPAVPDGSLAEPGWQSFGPRPAVDEPEWAPEAENRAAGPHGEQPGADVPERSPVEQPPAARTEAAEPYDWQADAAGDAPVTPPPAADEAPAADPQALVWPSAEPPAASGDAPAAAYGAQAEPGWQREEPRAAVDEPEWAPEAESSAAGAYGIQLDTPLSGADIPERTPVEQAPDAGEPYDWQADPAGVAPPPPRPAVDDVPAASAWPFAESGRQPAAGEPEQPPVEQPAADDVPAASAWPFAEPGRQPAAEDPEQPPDRASGVVGSYGGQGDDRTPRVPPALRPAVDGLGVRPVAGQAPGPQLPAVRNPVQLPAQRTVFGEGGVRWAPELPPGWVAAAAEGEPAAEVVGGGPPTYAPEPTAWPEADPDRLDGLVADTVLDGAQYGGLTVRTVSVRGDSARFRGQPRRDALLTARFGTGDDALLLVAMASGARAADDAHRAAQDAVRWIAGAVGRSRERLAGDLRAARRGSLKSGLHRLTDRCYGRLRARGEDLGLDEGSYMASLRCLLLPVDPACPVRLFFGVGDGGLFRIRSGAWQDLDLAPEGADVPFRFRATVAQPGDALLMCSAGLAEPLRGEPALATHLAERWGGGRVPGLPAYLADTQTRVKGYADDRTAVTVWDA, encoded by the coding sequence ATGAGCCAGCAGGGGGAGTCGCACCAGGGTCAAGATGACGACTGGTGGCGGCAGTTGTACGACAACGAGGCGGGTGCCGGTGCGGCCCAGGCGGGTGCCGGTGCGGCGCCGGCCACGTCGGAATCGGTCGACGCGCACTTCGACACGGCGCTGACGGCGATGTCCCCGCCGCCTCCGGCGCCGCCCGCCGCGGACACGCTGCGGCTCCGCCGCCCGATCGCCCCTGCCCCGCCCCCCTCCTGGCCCCGCCCGACCCGAGCCCCGATCCCGCCGCAGGCTCCGGCGGTGCCGGATCCGTCGCAGGACGAGGCCGCGCGGGACATCGAACCCGAGCCGTCGCCGGGCGGGGAGCCGTCCGCGGACGTGGCCGCGCCCTCGGCGGACGTGGCCGCGCGGGAGGCCGATCCCCCCGCCGCCGTGACGGCGCCGGTCGAGCCCGACGACCGGGGCACGCCCGACGAGGAAGCGGCGCCGGAGCCGCCGCCGTGGGATGCCTGGTCGGCGCGGCCGATGTTCCCGGCGCCGGAGGCCCAGGACGAGGAAGAGGACGCCGAGCCGGCCCCGGCGCAGGCGCGCCCCTGGGACGTGTGGTCGGCGCAGCCCTCCTTCCCGGACCGGGCCGAGCCGTCCGACGAGCCCGACACACCGCCGGCGCCGCAGCCCTGGGGCGACGCACCGCCCGCCGCTGCGGAGCCCTGGTCGCCGACCCCGGAAGGGCGCCCGGCGGGCTGGCCCGTCCCGAGGTTCACCGACCAGCCGGACGCCCGTGCCACCCCCGAGGCCCCCCGCGTCACCCCCGAGGCCCCCCGCGTCACCCTCCGCCCCGCCGAACCCTGGTCCTCCCCTCCACCCCCGGCCCCCCCACCCGACCCTGCCGGGCCGTACGACGTGGAGGCGGATGCGGCGGGCGGCGCCCCTGGTGCTCCGCTGCCCGAGGTCGATGACGGTCCGGCTGTTCCGGACGGATCCCTGGCCGAGCCCGGTTGGCAGTCCTTCGGGCCGCGCCCTGCCGTAGACGAGCCGGAGTGGGCTCCCGAGGCCGAAAACAGGGCAGCCGGGCCGCACGGCGAGCAGCCTGGCGCGGACGTTCCCGAGCGGTCGCCGGTCGAGCAGCCTCCCGCCGCCCGAACGGAGGCTGCCGAGCCGTACGACTGGCAGGCCGATGCCGCTGGTGACGCCCCGGTCACCCCGCCGCCCGCAGCCGATGAGGCCCCGGCCGCTGACCCGCAGGCGCTCGTGTGGCCTTCGGCTGAGCCCCCGGCAGCTTCCGGTGACGCTCCGGCTGCCGCGTACGGAGCCCAGGCCGAGCCCGGCTGGCAACGCGAAGAGCCGCGCGCTGCCGTAGACGAGCCGGAGTGGGCTCCCGAGGCCGAAAGCAGCGCCGCCGGGGCGTACGGAATCCAGCTCGACACACCTCTCTCCGGCGCGGACATTCCCGAGCGCACGCCGGTCGAGCAGGCGCCTGACGCCGGCGAGCCGTACGACTGGCAGGCCGATCCGGCTGGCGTTGCTCCGCCGCCTCCGCGGCCTGCGGTGGATGACGTCCCGGCCGCGTCCGCGTGGCCTTTCGCTGAGTCCGGTCGGCAGCCCGCCGCCGGGGAACCCGAGCAGCCGCCGGTCGAGCAGCCCGCAGCTGATGACGTCCCGGCCGCGTCCGCGTGGCCTTTCGCTGAGCCCGGTCGGCAGCCCGCCGCCGAGGATCCCGAGCAGCCGCCGGACCGTGCGAGTGGTGTCGTCGGGTCGTACGGCGGGCAGGGCGACGACCGGACTCCGCGTGTGCCGCCGGCGCTGCGGCCGGCGGTCGACGGGCTCGGTGTCCGGCCGGTCGCGGGTCAGGCGCCCGGCCCGCAGCTGCCCGCCGTGCGCAATCCTGTGCAGCTGCCCGCCCAGCGGACCGTGTTCGGGGAAGGCGGGGTGCGGTGGGCGCCGGAGTTGCCGCCCGGGTGGGTGGCGGCCGCCGCCGAGGGGGAGCCGGCGGCGGAAGTGGTCGGAGGCGGGCCGCCCACGTACGCGCCCGAGCCGACCGCCTGGCCGGAGGCCGATCCTGACCGGCTCGACGGATTGGTGGCCGACACCGTGCTCGACGGGGCGCAGTACGGCGGCCTCACCGTGCGTACGGTCAGCGTGCGCGGCGATTCCGCGCGCTTCCGCGGGCAGCCGCGCAGGGACGCCCTGCTCACCGCCCGCTTCGGCACGGGCGACGACGCGCTGCTGCTGGTCGCGATGGCCAGCGGCGCCCGCGCCGCCGACGACGCGCACCGGGCCGCGCAGGACGCGGTGCGGTGGATCGCCGGGGCGGTGGGCCGCAGCAGGGAGCGGCTGGCCGGCGACCTGCGGGCGGCCCGGCGCGGCTCGCTGAAATCGGGGCTGCACCGGCTGACCGACCGCTGTTACGGGCGGCTGCGCGCCCGCGGCGAGGATCTCGGCCTCGACGAGGGCTCGTACATGGCGTCGCTGCGCTGTCTGCTGCTGCCGGTGGACCCGGCGTGCCCGGTCCGGCTGTTCTTCGGGGTCGGCGACGGCGGCCTGTTCCGTAT
- a CDS encoding GH25 family lysozyme has protein sequence MAAGVLGASMALAATVTGGTASAQSLPSGSDIPLGGGYMGVGYVQDSKAFAPDTRQLHLDAPGVMAPNASYPAGIDVSHYQGTINWTSVKAAGIQFAYIKATESTTYKDPTFSADYLNAYNAKVIRGAYHFARPDLSSGAAQAAYFASNGGAWSADNLTLPGMLDLEGGCYGKTAAAMQSWILDFYNTYKARTSRDVVLYTSASWWNSCTGGWSGMSARSPLNVAHWTTAASPTIPGGFPFWTFWQYADNGSVSGITGAVDRDRFSASSARLLALANNTP, from the coding sequence ATGGCGGCCGGCGTCCTCGGCGCGAGCATGGCCCTTGCCGCGACGGTGACAGGGGGCACCGCCTCCGCCCAGTCGCTGCCGTCGGGCAGCGACATCCCGCTCGGCGGCGGCTACATGGGCGTCGGCTACGTCCAGGACAGCAAGGCCTTCGCGCCGGACACCCGGCAACTGCACCTCGACGCCCCGGGCGTCATGGCCCCGAACGCGTCCTACCCCGCGGGCATCGACGTCTCGCACTACCAGGGGACGATCAACTGGACGTCGGTGAAGGCCGCCGGGATCCAGTTCGCCTACATCAAGGCCACCGAGAGCACCACGTACAAGGACCCCACCTTCAGCGCCGACTACCTCAACGCCTACAACGCCAAGGTGATCAGGGGCGCTTACCACTTCGCGCGGCCCGACCTGTCCAGCGGCGCGGCGCAGGCCGCCTACTTCGCCAGCAACGGCGGCGCCTGGTCGGCGGACAACCTGACGCTGCCCGGGATGCTGGACCTCGAAGGCGGCTGCTACGGCAAGACGGCCGCCGCCATGCAGTCGTGGATCCTCGACTTCTACAACACCTACAAGGCCAGGACGAGCCGTGACGTCGTCCTCTACACCAGCGCGAGCTGGTGGAACTCCTGCACCGGCGGCTGGAGCGGCATGTCCGCCAGGAGCCCGCTGAATGTGGCGCACTGGACCACCGCCGCCAGCCCCACCATCCCGGGCGGCTTCCCGTTCTGGACCTTCTGGCAGTACGCCGACAACGGATCGGTGAGCGGCATCACGGGCGCCGTGGACCGCGACCGTTTCAGCGCCAGCAGCGCCCGCCTGCTGGCCCTGGCCAACAACACCCCCTGA
- a CDS encoding LacI family DNA-binding transcriptional regulator codes for MSDPTFARPTLEEVAARAGVSRATASRVVNGSEGVRAPLVERVRAAVDELGYVPNQAARTLVTRRNGAVAVVVAEPETRFFADPFFAQQVRGISKELTAHDNQLVLLLTEGTADYERVGRYLAGGHVDGALIFSLHDDDSLPVMARKAGVATVIGGRPSWSDDSGPSTLYVDCDNRGGARDAVRHLLNLGRRRVGHIAGPLDQTASIDRLDGFRDVLPDIDPLLIAEGDFTPDGGSRAMEQLLERVPDLDAVFVASDVMASGALRVLRQRGLRVPQDVAVIGFDDIVSVAEWTDPPLTTIRQDIEEMGRMMARLLLRALEPSAGSDGASALAPIVTPTQLVVRASA; via the coding sequence GTGTCCGACCCGACGTTCGCCCGCCCCACTCTTGAGGAAGTCGCGGCGCGGGCCGGGGTGTCACGGGCGACGGCCTCGCGGGTGGTCAACGGGAGCGAGGGCGTACGGGCGCCGCTGGTCGAGCGGGTCCGCGCGGCCGTCGACGAACTCGGATACGTGCCCAACCAGGCGGCCCGCACCCTGGTCACCCGGCGCAACGGAGCGGTCGCCGTCGTGGTGGCCGAGCCAGAGACCAGGTTCTTCGCCGACCCGTTCTTCGCCCAGCAGGTGCGCGGCATCAGCAAGGAACTGACCGCGCACGACAACCAGTTGGTGCTGCTGCTGACCGAAGGCACCGCCGACTACGAGCGGGTGGGCCGCTATCTGGCCGGCGGGCACGTGGACGGCGCGCTGATCTTCTCGCTGCACGACGACGACTCGCTGCCGGTGATGGCCCGCAAGGCCGGGGTGGCGACCGTCATAGGCGGCCGGCCCAGCTGGTCGGACGATTCGGGGCCCAGCACGCTCTACGTGGACTGCGACAACCGCGGCGGCGCGCGCGACGCCGTGCGCCACCTGCTGAACCTCGGCCGCCGGCGCGTCGGGCACATCGCGGGCCCGCTGGACCAGACCGCCTCGATCGACCGGCTCGACGGCTTCCGCGATGTGCTGCCGGACATCGACCCGCTGCTGATCGCCGAGGGCGACTTCACCCCGGACGGCGGCTCGCGCGCCATGGAGCAGCTGCTGGAGCGGGTTCCCGACCTCGACGCGGTCTTCGTCGCCTCCGACGTGATGGCCTCGGGCGCGCTGCGGGTGCTGCGGCAGCGCGGGCTGCGGGTGCCGCAGGACGTGGCGGTGATCGGCTTCGACGACATCGTCTCGGTCGCCGAGTGGACCGACCCGCCGCTGACCACCATCCGGCAGGACATCGAGGAGATGGGCCGGATGATGGCGCGGCTGCTGCTGCGCGCCCTTGAGCCGTCCGCCGGCTCCGACGGGGCGTCAGCCCTGGCGCCGATCGTCACCCCCACCCAACTGGTGGTACGCGCCTCGGCCTGA